The Eriocheir sinensis breed Jianghai 21 chromosome 13, ASM2467909v1, whole genome shotgun sequence region CAGTGTTCAAACGAATTATCCTGTTGTGGAAGACCCGAGCACACCCCACTGGTCGAATGCCAGCCATGGAGACGAGGAAACGAGAGTATACCATTCCTCAAACCGCAACAACCATTACAAAGTTTACCTATAAAATTATGTACCGAAAAGGTCAACAAAACTTTTAGCAACATTAGAAACATTTAATAAACTTTAATTTGAATTTAGAACACTATACAATTTTATGGATCTGCAACTCCGCGTGCCTCCTCCACGCGCCGCCGAGGACCATAGCTATATTACTTGGGTTGTTCATCTTCACCTTTATCTTCAGTTACCGGCGCCCCTTCTCCTTCGTCCGTCCCGTCGGCGGCCACCTTCTTACGGTGACGCACAGAACCTTCCTCGTCTTCACCTTCACTCgaacttgaacttgaacttgaacttttaccatctccttctttctctcccttagttTTTCTATCATCTTTCGCCTCAGcgttctccccctctcttcctgagGCCGAGGCTTCATCTCTCTCATTAGATTTCACCGCGTCGCTGGTTTTGCTCTCCTCGTCATCTGCTGACCCGCTGCTTCCTTCGCCATCCTTGACAGATTCTTCGCCCTGATGGTCGTAGACGCTCATAAGGATAGGATCTGGAACGCTGCCGCTGACAGGATCTGGAACGCTGTCGCTGACAGGATCTGAAACCCTGCCGCGGAACCCCCAGGGGCAGCACCGCCTAAGGTAATCCTCCATTTGAGATCTGGAACTGCCTGAAAAATATGGATTGACGTTTTAGGATATCTCATGATAGATCCAGTATGACCACTTTCACTTTTATCAGATACCTTACAAAGATGAACTATGCACACTTACTTTTTAAAAACATTACGATGCCCATGGACAAACCAGCGATGAAAAAAAGCAGAGACACGAAGCCCATATAGACATAGATAATTGTGAATTGTTCCGCGATATTCTCCTCATAGACCTCCCTGGTGGAACCGTCCAAGACTGACATAAGGTCTCCCAGCGCCTCGGAAGAGACCTGTGCCCGCGTCACCGTGGCGACGTAGCCAGCGTCCTCCAGATCGTGATCCCCGTCAGTATCGACATCAATAATGAACCTCTTCACCATGATTGCAGGGCAGAAACAGTGGCGATGGAGGGAGCGATAGAAAGACCGTCGCAGGTGAAGGCCTGTAAGGCAGCAGCGAGAGTGTTGACCCTTGTGTTGGAGGAGCTCCTTCACCT contains the following coding sequences:
- the LOC126998272 gene encoding serrate RNA effector molecule homolog → MVKRFIIDVDTDGDHDLEDAGYVATVTRAQVSSEALGDLMSVLDGSTREVYEENIAEQFTIIYVYMGFVSLLFFIAGLSMGIVMFLKSSSRSQMEDYLRRCCPWGFRGRVSDPVSDSVPDPVSGSVPDPILMSVYDHQGEESVKDGEGSSGSADDEESKTSDAVKSNERDEASASGREGENAEAKDDRKTKGEKEGDGKSSSSSSSSSEGEDEEGSVRHRKKVAADGTDEGEGAPVTEDKGEDEQPK